A single window of Dermochelys coriacea isolate rDerCor1 chromosome 2, rDerCor1.pri.v4, whole genome shotgun sequence DNA harbors:
- the GPLD1 gene encoding phosphatidylinositol-glycan-specific phospholipase D isoform X2 yields MCQYISNMDGFKIWSVLLIIVYSLCQRCMPCGISTHIEIAHRALEFFSKHEGNVNYRKLLLNHQDAFQAGSLYPDAFYPVICRNGIFHHVSEDTHWAPFLNTSIHYIRKKYPQPWEEATEKLVAFLFGIASHMVADVSWHSLGIDQGFLRTMGEIDFHGSYSDAHRTGDFGGDVLSQFELDFSYLKADWYVPVKDLLAIYKEYYGQEVITEGTIIDCTYLQFLELHGEMLAVAKLFPSYASKSPFLVERFHEYFLGGVDDMAFWSNNIFQLASHMLENGTSGCFIPENPLFIECNGEHKNSNIIIQSKKEQHKSVTSSLTQTTEKNINYTEKGVYFNMQSWATKSLHFINGAFAKNVRRAFAVMNQQSSNHISKPTASYFLKSPYARLGWAMTSGDLNKDGYEDLVVGAPGYSRLGHVQIGRVYIVYNNWSGLPPVNMDLDKEADQVLEGCQPSGRFGSAIAVLDFNEDGVPDVAVGAPSVGSQHLTYTGAVYVYLGTTGRGLSPWPNITIICQHTFCNLGWSLLAADIDGDGKSDLVAGSPFAPGGGKQRGFVLAFYSHFNRSDKGLLSVEDANWMVKGEKNYAWFGYSLVSQQLKNKTLLLIGSPTWKSCTGLGCYISLDTKQSVGKVYGYNPPSAQSWFSVTGDMERGKLGSSLASGFLFVAGIPREVLVVGAPTSDSMSRIAFISSVLHQAGTVLMYDLTDGAKPSLLSTFSGDRRFSRFGGDVHLSDLDNDGLDEIIVTSPLRTEDITSVLFGGEAGRVYIYSGNQTISGNVTDNCKSWISPCPEDWAQYVLISPEEKSRFGSSVITVKSQGKREVV; encoded by the exons TTGTTACTAAACCACCAGGATGCATTTCAGGCTGGGAGCCTTTATCCTGATGCCTTTTATCCTGTTATCTGCAGGAATG GaatattccatcatgtttctgaaGACACTCACTGGGCACCATTTCTCAACACTAGTATCCATTACATCAGGAAGAAGTATCCTCAGCCTTGGGAGGAG GCTACAGAGAAACTGGTGGCTTTCCTGTTTGGAATTGCCTCACATATGGTGGCAGATGTGAGCTGGCATAGCTTGGGCATTGATCAAGGATTTCTAAGGACCATGGGAGAA atTGATTTTCATGGCTCATACTCAGATGCTCATCGTACTGGTGATTTTG GAGGTGACGTATTAAGCCAGTTTGAGCTTGATTTTAGTTACCTGAAAGCAGACTG GTATGTACCAGTCAAAGACCTGCTAGCTATCTATAAGGAATATTATGGCCAAGAAGTAATAACCGAAGGCACAATTATTGACTGCACTTACCTGCAGTTTCTTGAATT gcaTGGAGAAATGCTTGCTGTTGCCAAg CTTTTCCCATCATATGCTAGCAAATCTCCATTTTTGGTGGAGAGGTTCCATGAGTATTTCCTTGGAGGAGTGGATGACATGGCATTTTggtcaaataatatttttcagctaGCAAGCCACATGTTAGAAAATGGGACCAG TGGCTGCTTCATACCTGAGAACCCTCTATTTATAGAGTGCAATGGGGAGCACAAGAACAGCAACAT AATTATACAGTCCAAAAAGGAACAGCATAAGAGTGTGACTTCTTCACTCACACAAACAACTGAAAAGAATATAAATTACACGGAGAAAGGAGTTTATTTCAATATGCAATCCTGGGCAACA AAGTCCCTCCACTTTATTAATGGTGCTTTTGCAAAGAATGTCAGGAGAGCATTTGCAGTCATGAATCAGCAATCCTCTAACCACATCTCCAAGCCCACAGCCTCATACTTCCTGAAATCACCCTATGCCAGGCTTGGATG GGCAATGACCTCAGGCGACTTAAACAAAGATGGTTATGAGGATCTCGTGGTTGGAGCACCAGGATACAGCAGATTGGGCCATGTTCAGATAGGACGGGTGTACATAGTTTACAATAATTGGTCAGGTTTGCCTCCAGTAAACATGGATCTAGACAAGGAAGCAGATCAAGTGCTGGAGGGTTGTCAG CCTTCAGGCAGGTTCGGTTCTGCCATAGCAGTACTGGACTTCAATGAGGATGGAGTACCAGATGTAGCGGTGGGAGCACCTTCTGTAGGATCACAGCATCTCACTTACACC GGTGCTGTGTATGTATACCTGGGCACTACAGGAAGAGGCCTGTCACCTTGGCCAAACATTACCATAATTTGCCAG CACACATTCTGTAACCTTGGCTGGTCACTGCTGGCTGCTGATATTGATGGGGATGGAAAGTCTGATCTGGTTGCGGGTTCTCCTTTTGCACCTGGCGGTGGGAAGCAGAGAGGATTTGTACTTGCATTCTATTCTCACTTCAACAGGAGTGACAAAG GGCTGCTGTCAGTAGAGGATGCCAACTGGATGGTGAAGGGGGAAAAGAACTATGCCTGGTTTGGATATTCACTTGTTAGTCAGCAGTTGAAGAACAAAACCTTACTGCTGATTGGCAGCCCTACCTGGAAGAGCTGTACTGG TCTAGGTTGTTACATCTCATTGGATACCAAACAGAGTGTTGGAAAGGTGTACGGATATAACCCACCAAGCGCACAAAGCTGGTTTTCTGTAACTGGAGACATG GAGAGGGGCAAACTGGGTTCGTCGCTGGCCAGTGGCTTCCTGTTTGTGGCTGGAATTCCAAGAGAAGTGTTGGTGGTGGGTGCACCTACCTCTG ACAGCATGTCTAGGATTGCATTTATATCCTCAGTACTGCACCAAGCTGGAACTGTTCTGATGTATGACTTGACAGATGGTGCCAAACCTTCTTTGCTCAGCACtttcagtggggacaggaggtTCTCTCGCTTTGGAGGAGATGTACACTTAAGTGACCTGGACAATGATGGACTAG ATGAAATTATTGTGACATCTCCTCTGCGAACTGAAGACATCACGTCTGTACTGTTTGGAGGGGAGGCTGGACGTGTGTACATCTACAGTGGAAACCAGACCATCTCGGGTAATGTGACAGACAACTGTAAATCATGGATTTCTCCTTGTCCTGAGGACTGG GCACAATATGTTCTAATTTCTCCTGAA GAAAAATCAAGGTTTGGGAGCTCTGTCATCACTGTGAAATCTCAAGGAAAG AGAGAAGTTGTATAG
- the GPLD1 gene encoding phosphatidylinositol-glycan-specific phospholipase D isoform X3 — protein sequence MCQYISNMDGFKIWSVLLIIVYSLCQRCMPCGISTHIEIAHRALEFFSKHEGNVNYRKLLLNHQDAFQAGSLYPDAFYPVICRNGIFHHVSEDTHWAPFLNTSIHYIRKKYPQPWEEATEKLVAFLFGIASHMVADVSWHSLGIDQGFLRTMGEIDFHGSYSDAHRTGDFGGDVLSQFELDFSYLKADWYVPVKDLLAIYKEYYGQEVITEGTIIDCTYLQFLELHGEMLAVAKLFPSYASKSPFLVERFHEYFLGGVDDMAFWSNNIFQLASHMLENGTSGCFIPENPLFIECNGEHKNSNIIIQSKKEQHKSVTSSLTQTTEKNINYTEKGVYFNMQSWATKSLHFINGAFAKNVRRAFAVMNQQSSNHISKPTASYFLKSPYARLGWAMTSGDLNKDGYEDLVVGAPGYSRLGHVQIGRVYIVYNNWSGLPPVNMDLDKEADQVLEGCQPSGRFGSAIAVLDFNEDGVPDVAVGAPSVGSQHLTYTGAVYVYLGTTGRGLSPWPNITIICQHTFCNLGWSLLAADIDGDGKSDLVAGSPFAPGGGKQRGFVLAFYSHFNRSDKGLLSVEDANWMVKGEKNYAWFGYSLVSQQLKNKTLLLIGSPTWKSCTGLGCYISLDTKQSVGKVYGYNPPSAQSWFSVTGDMERGKLGSSLASGFLFVAGIPREVLVVGAPTSDSMSRIAFISSVLHQAGTVLMYDLTDGAKPSLLSTFSGDRRFSRFGGDVHLSDLDNDGLDEIIVTSPLRTEDITSVLFGGEAGRVYIYSGNQTISGNVTDNCKSWISPCPEDWAQYVLISPEEKSRFGSSVITVKSQGKL from the exons TTGTTACTAAACCACCAGGATGCATTTCAGGCTGGGAGCCTTTATCCTGATGCCTTTTATCCTGTTATCTGCAGGAATG GaatattccatcatgtttctgaaGACACTCACTGGGCACCATTTCTCAACACTAGTATCCATTACATCAGGAAGAAGTATCCTCAGCCTTGGGAGGAG GCTACAGAGAAACTGGTGGCTTTCCTGTTTGGAATTGCCTCACATATGGTGGCAGATGTGAGCTGGCATAGCTTGGGCATTGATCAAGGATTTCTAAGGACCATGGGAGAA atTGATTTTCATGGCTCATACTCAGATGCTCATCGTACTGGTGATTTTG GAGGTGACGTATTAAGCCAGTTTGAGCTTGATTTTAGTTACCTGAAAGCAGACTG GTATGTACCAGTCAAAGACCTGCTAGCTATCTATAAGGAATATTATGGCCAAGAAGTAATAACCGAAGGCACAATTATTGACTGCACTTACCTGCAGTTTCTTGAATT gcaTGGAGAAATGCTTGCTGTTGCCAAg CTTTTCCCATCATATGCTAGCAAATCTCCATTTTTGGTGGAGAGGTTCCATGAGTATTTCCTTGGAGGAGTGGATGACATGGCATTTTggtcaaataatatttttcagctaGCAAGCCACATGTTAGAAAATGGGACCAG TGGCTGCTTCATACCTGAGAACCCTCTATTTATAGAGTGCAATGGGGAGCACAAGAACAGCAACAT AATTATACAGTCCAAAAAGGAACAGCATAAGAGTGTGACTTCTTCACTCACACAAACAACTGAAAAGAATATAAATTACACGGAGAAAGGAGTTTATTTCAATATGCAATCCTGGGCAACA AAGTCCCTCCACTTTATTAATGGTGCTTTTGCAAAGAATGTCAGGAGAGCATTTGCAGTCATGAATCAGCAATCCTCTAACCACATCTCCAAGCCCACAGCCTCATACTTCCTGAAATCACCCTATGCCAGGCTTGGATG GGCAATGACCTCAGGCGACTTAAACAAAGATGGTTATGAGGATCTCGTGGTTGGAGCACCAGGATACAGCAGATTGGGCCATGTTCAGATAGGACGGGTGTACATAGTTTACAATAATTGGTCAGGTTTGCCTCCAGTAAACATGGATCTAGACAAGGAAGCAGATCAAGTGCTGGAGGGTTGTCAG CCTTCAGGCAGGTTCGGTTCTGCCATAGCAGTACTGGACTTCAATGAGGATGGAGTACCAGATGTAGCGGTGGGAGCACCTTCTGTAGGATCACAGCATCTCACTTACACC GGTGCTGTGTATGTATACCTGGGCACTACAGGAAGAGGCCTGTCACCTTGGCCAAACATTACCATAATTTGCCAG CACACATTCTGTAACCTTGGCTGGTCACTGCTGGCTGCTGATATTGATGGGGATGGAAAGTCTGATCTGGTTGCGGGTTCTCCTTTTGCACCTGGCGGTGGGAAGCAGAGAGGATTTGTACTTGCATTCTATTCTCACTTCAACAGGAGTGACAAAG GGCTGCTGTCAGTAGAGGATGCCAACTGGATGGTGAAGGGGGAAAAGAACTATGCCTGGTTTGGATATTCACTTGTTAGTCAGCAGTTGAAGAACAAAACCTTACTGCTGATTGGCAGCCCTACCTGGAAGAGCTGTACTGG TCTAGGTTGTTACATCTCATTGGATACCAAACAGAGTGTTGGAAAGGTGTACGGATATAACCCACCAAGCGCACAAAGCTGGTTTTCTGTAACTGGAGACATG GAGAGGGGCAAACTGGGTTCGTCGCTGGCCAGTGGCTTCCTGTTTGTGGCTGGAATTCCAAGAGAAGTGTTGGTGGTGGGTGCACCTACCTCTG ACAGCATGTCTAGGATTGCATTTATATCCTCAGTACTGCACCAAGCTGGAACTGTTCTGATGTATGACTTGACAGATGGTGCCAAACCTTCTTTGCTCAGCACtttcagtggggacaggaggtTCTCTCGCTTTGGAGGAGATGTACACTTAAGTGACCTGGACAATGATGGACTAG ATGAAATTATTGTGACATCTCCTCTGCGAACTGAAGACATCACGTCTGTACTGTTTGGAGGGGAGGCTGGACGTGTGTACATCTACAGTGGAAACCAGACCATCTCGGGTAATGTGACAGACAACTGTAAATCATGGATTTCTCCTTGTCCTGAGGACTGG GCACAATATGTTCTAATTTCTCCTGAA GAAAAATCAAGGTTTGGGAGCTCTGTCATCACTGTGAAATCTCAAGGAAAG CTTTAG
- the GPLD1 gene encoding phosphatidylinositol-glycan-specific phospholipase D isoform X1 has protein sequence MCQYISNMDGFKIWSVLLIIVYSLCQRCMPCGISTHIEIAHRALEFFSKHEGNVNYRKLLLNHQDAFQAGSLYPDAFYPVICRNGIFHHVSEDTHWAPFLNTSIHYIRKKYPQPWEEATEKLVAFLFGIASHMVADVSWHSLGIDQGFLRTMGEIDFHGSYSDAHRTGDFGGDVLSQFELDFSYLKADWYVPVKDLLAIYKEYYGQEVITEGTIIDCTYLQFLELHGEMLAVAKLFPSYASKSPFLVERFHEYFLGGVDDMAFWSNNIFQLASHMLENGTSGCFIPENPLFIECNGEHKNSNIIIQSKKEQHKSVTSSLTQTTEKNINYTEKGVYFNMQSWATKSLHFINGAFAKNVRRAFAVMNQQSSNHISKPTASYFLKSPYARLGWAMTSGDLNKDGYEDLVVGAPGYSRLGHVQIGRVYIVYNNWSGLPPVNMDLDKEADQVLEGCQPSGRFGSAIAVLDFNEDGVPDVAVGAPSVGSQHLTYTGAVYVYLGTTGRGLSPWPNITIICQHTFCNLGWSLLAADIDGDGKSDLVAGSPFAPGGGKQRGFVLAFYSHFNRSDKGLLSVEDANWMVKGEKNYAWFGYSLVSQQLKNKTLLLIGSPTWKSCTGLGCYISLDTKQSVGKVYGYNPPSAQSWFSVTGDMERGKLGSSLASGFLFVAGIPREVLVVGAPTSDSMSRIAFISSVLHQAGTVLMYDLTDGAKPSLLSTFSGDRRFSRFGGDVHLSDLDNDGLDEIIVTSPLRTEDITSVLFGGEAGRVYIYSGNQTISGNVTDNCKSWISPCPEDWAQYVLISPEEKSRFGSSVITVKSQGKVREMNTTLACQLVSCQRLSV, from the exons TTGTTACTAAACCACCAGGATGCATTTCAGGCTGGGAGCCTTTATCCTGATGCCTTTTATCCTGTTATCTGCAGGAATG GaatattccatcatgtttctgaaGACACTCACTGGGCACCATTTCTCAACACTAGTATCCATTACATCAGGAAGAAGTATCCTCAGCCTTGGGAGGAG GCTACAGAGAAACTGGTGGCTTTCCTGTTTGGAATTGCCTCACATATGGTGGCAGATGTGAGCTGGCATAGCTTGGGCATTGATCAAGGATTTCTAAGGACCATGGGAGAA atTGATTTTCATGGCTCATACTCAGATGCTCATCGTACTGGTGATTTTG GAGGTGACGTATTAAGCCAGTTTGAGCTTGATTTTAGTTACCTGAAAGCAGACTG GTATGTACCAGTCAAAGACCTGCTAGCTATCTATAAGGAATATTATGGCCAAGAAGTAATAACCGAAGGCACAATTATTGACTGCACTTACCTGCAGTTTCTTGAATT gcaTGGAGAAATGCTTGCTGTTGCCAAg CTTTTCCCATCATATGCTAGCAAATCTCCATTTTTGGTGGAGAGGTTCCATGAGTATTTCCTTGGAGGAGTGGATGACATGGCATTTTggtcaaataatatttttcagctaGCAAGCCACATGTTAGAAAATGGGACCAG TGGCTGCTTCATACCTGAGAACCCTCTATTTATAGAGTGCAATGGGGAGCACAAGAACAGCAACAT AATTATACAGTCCAAAAAGGAACAGCATAAGAGTGTGACTTCTTCACTCACACAAACAACTGAAAAGAATATAAATTACACGGAGAAAGGAGTTTATTTCAATATGCAATCCTGGGCAACA AAGTCCCTCCACTTTATTAATGGTGCTTTTGCAAAGAATGTCAGGAGAGCATTTGCAGTCATGAATCAGCAATCCTCTAACCACATCTCCAAGCCCACAGCCTCATACTTCCTGAAATCACCCTATGCCAGGCTTGGATG GGCAATGACCTCAGGCGACTTAAACAAAGATGGTTATGAGGATCTCGTGGTTGGAGCACCAGGATACAGCAGATTGGGCCATGTTCAGATAGGACGGGTGTACATAGTTTACAATAATTGGTCAGGTTTGCCTCCAGTAAACATGGATCTAGACAAGGAAGCAGATCAAGTGCTGGAGGGTTGTCAG CCTTCAGGCAGGTTCGGTTCTGCCATAGCAGTACTGGACTTCAATGAGGATGGAGTACCAGATGTAGCGGTGGGAGCACCTTCTGTAGGATCACAGCATCTCACTTACACC GGTGCTGTGTATGTATACCTGGGCACTACAGGAAGAGGCCTGTCACCTTGGCCAAACATTACCATAATTTGCCAG CACACATTCTGTAACCTTGGCTGGTCACTGCTGGCTGCTGATATTGATGGGGATGGAAAGTCTGATCTGGTTGCGGGTTCTCCTTTTGCACCTGGCGGTGGGAAGCAGAGAGGATTTGTACTTGCATTCTATTCTCACTTCAACAGGAGTGACAAAG GGCTGCTGTCAGTAGAGGATGCCAACTGGATGGTGAAGGGGGAAAAGAACTATGCCTGGTTTGGATATTCACTTGTTAGTCAGCAGTTGAAGAACAAAACCTTACTGCTGATTGGCAGCCCTACCTGGAAGAGCTGTACTGG TCTAGGTTGTTACATCTCATTGGATACCAAACAGAGTGTTGGAAAGGTGTACGGATATAACCCACCAAGCGCACAAAGCTGGTTTTCTGTAACTGGAGACATG GAGAGGGGCAAACTGGGTTCGTCGCTGGCCAGTGGCTTCCTGTTTGTGGCTGGAATTCCAAGAGAAGTGTTGGTGGTGGGTGCACCTACCTCTG ACAGCATGTCTAGGATTGCATTTATATCCTCAGTACTGCACCAAGCTGGAACTGTTCTGATGTATGACTTGACAGATGGTGCCAAACCTTCTTTGCTCAGCACtttcagtggggacaggaggtTCTCTCGCTTTGGAGGAGATGTACACTTAAGTGACCTGGACAATGATGGACTAG ATGAAATTATTGTGACATCTCCTCTGCGAACTGAAGACATCACGTCTGTACTGTTTGGAGGGGAGGCTGGACGTGTGTACATCTACAGTGGAAACCAGACCATCTCGGGTAATGTGACAGACAACTGTAAATCATGGATTTCTCCTTGTCCTGAGGACTGG GCACAATATGTTCTAATTTCTCCTGAA GAAAAATCAAGGTTTGGGAGCTCTGTCATCACTGTGAAATCTCAAGGAAAGGTGAGAGAAATGAACACCACTCTTGCCTGTCAGCTTGTTTCTTGCCAACGCTTGTCAGTGTAA